From Melitaea cinxia chromosome 16, ilMelCinx1.1, whole genome shotgun sequence, a single genomic window includes:
- the LOC123660992 gene encoding piggyBac transposable element-derived protein 3-like — MSDCVYFYTKHIVSQSEEMALMAPSGSPMNRGAFAQVVSHEHNIAVVKWFDNKFVLAASTYVEAHPVQNVMRYKKEEKKNDLVTCPNLIKHYNGNMGGVDLADMLVALYRTELKGHRWYLVLFSQILDICINNFWLLYRHENSDK; from the exons ATGTCGGACTGcgtttatttttacacaaaacaTATTGTGTCTCAATCAGAGGAGATGGCGTTGATGGCGCCTTCTGGATCACCGATGAACAG AGGGGCTTTTGCTCAAGTCGTGTCCCACGAACATAATATCGCTGTTGTAAAGTGGTTTGACAATAAGTTTGTTTTAGCTGCAAGTACTTATGTTGAAGCCCATCCTGTACAGAATGTAATGCGGTACaagaaagaagaaaagaagaatGATCTAGTCACATGCCCAAATTTAATAAAGCACTATAACGGAAATATGGGTGGAGTTGATCTAGCCGACATGCTAGTCGCTTTATACCGTACTGAGTTGAAAGGTCATCGTtggtatttagtattattttcacAGATTCTGGACATCTGCATCAATAATTTCTGGCTGCTGTATCGTCATGAAAACagtgataaataa
- the LOC123660993 gene encoding LOW QUALITY PROTEIN: protein Smaug (The sequence of the model RefSeq protein was modified relative to this genomic sequence to represent the inferred CDS: inserted 2 bases in 1 codon) has translation MNGTFYDQLGGVVGLFEQWGACERTVVACALARRVPWPGLKLVQRAVEAALQSHVEDERSERDANDETFLASLLAARAEDDDEEDEERLRQLLTLVPLLRSDNERAKSVYVGAVPALVQRCVDAPRRTATPALCRQLLVYLLAHPALAMHDQSALTQWLRYLENHMSGNRTTESVWQQRIDPCLLPDSNIWATNNTFRRTIGKNVDFRRMLDSVDQTPYTDILQESFSKNGRDVDLSIDGDILNFDPAVAQPKSQRSNSLTPPSTNFTHMSSSAENLSDEPFVQKPRSFSLSSEHSLSQLRPISIMYGTTGSETRLDDLRSNNFTEHPGMSTVAQWLKSLRLHKYVWLFTNITYDQMMAIDEKYLEKLGVTKGARHKILLSIKKLNERGAILEGIQAELSSGAGCVLRALERLRGVLLSPMPPASDLPAAVVAALDTGSYTTQQLSPIASPSRVYSSAARVEPGALDPVSLHCWLIEKALHHESFSSPELQAALRRLRHRLPPRQFFHLVGDAPHRRLKHRWRAPQGPLRRSWAPPPRGKSHSYPPFXRPPTRCPARPRRPPPTTTPASTRSACR, from the exons ATGAACGGCACGTTTTACGACCAGCTGGGGGGTGTGGTTGGGTTGTTCGAGCAATGGGGCGCTTGTGAGCGGACGGTGGTAGCGTGTGCTCTTGCCCGAAGAGTCCCTTGGCCTGGCCTCAAGTTGGTTCAGAGGGCCGTCGAGGCGGCCCTGCAGAGCCATGTCGAGGACGAGCGGTCGGAGAGAGACGCCAATGATGAGACTTTCCTGGCGAGTCTCCTCGCCGCCCGAGCGGAAGATGATGACGAAGAAG ACGAGGAACGCCTCCGGCAACTGCTGACCCTGGTCCCGCTATTGCGTTCGGATAACGAGCGCGCGAAGAGCGTGTACGTGGGCGCCGTGCCCGCGCTCGTGCAGCGCTGCGTGGAcgcgccgcgccgcaccgcCACGCCGGCGCTGTGCCGCCAGCTGCTCGTGTACCTGCTGGCGCACCCCGCGCTCGCGATGCACGACCAGAG TGCACTAACGCAATGGCTACGCTATTTAGAAAACCATATGTCAGGAAACAGAACGACGGAATCGGTGTGGCAGCAAAGGATAGACCCGTGCCTCCTACCAGACTCGAACATATGGGCGACCAACAACACTTTCAGACGGACCATCGGCAAGAACGTCGACTTTAGACGAATGCTAGACTCGGTAGACCAGACGCCTTATACGGATATTTTGCAAGAATCCTTCTCCAAGAACGGTAGAGATGTAGACCTTAGTATAGATGGAGATATCCTGAACTTTGACCCAGCGGTCGCCCAACCCAAGTCCCAAAGATCGAACAGTCTGACCCCGCCTTCGACTAATTTCACTCACATGTCATCATCCGCTGAGAATTTGAGTGATGAGCCCTTCGTCCAGAAACCTAGGAGCTTTTCTCTGTCCAGTGAGCACAGTTTGAGCCAGTTGCGACCGATCAGTATAATGTACGGTACGACGGGCAGCGAGACGAGGTTGGATGATCTCAGATCGAACAACTTTACGGAACATCCGGGTATGTCCACAGTGGCACAATGGCTCAAGAGCCTGAGGCTACATAAGTACGTGTGGCTGTTCACTAACATCACGTACGACCAAATGATGGCGATCGACGAGAAGTATCTAGAAAAATTAG gTGTAACAAAAGGTGCTAGACACAAAATACTCTTATCAATAAAGAAGTTGAATGAACGGGGAGCCATATTGGAAG GTATCCAGGCGGAGTTGTCGTCGGGTGCGGGATGCGTGCTACGCGCGCTAGAGCGACTGCGCGGCGTACTGCTGTCGCCCATGCCGCCCGCCTCCGACCTGCCCGCCGCCGTAGTGGCCGCGCTCGACACTGGTAGCTACACCACACAACAACTGTCGCCAAT AGCGTCCCCGTCTCGCGTGTACTCCAGCGCGGCGCGCGTGGAGCCCGGTGCGCTCGACCCCGTGTCGCTGCACTGCTGGCTCATCGAGAAG GCGCTGCACCACGAGTCGTTCAGCAGCCCCGAGCTGCAGGCGGCGCTCCGTCGGCTGCGGCACCGCCTGCCGCCGCGCCAGTTCTTCCACCTCGTGGGCGACGCGCCGCACCGCCGCCTCAAGCACAG ATGGCGCGCGCCGCAGGGCCCACTGCGCCGCTCGTGGGCGCCGCCCCCGCGCGGCAAGTCCCACTCGTACCCACCCTT CCGCCCGCCCACGCGCTGCCCCGCCCGCCCCCGCCGCCCTCCGCCGACGACTACTCCGGCCTCGACGCGCTCTGCCTGCAGATGA